From a region of the Sulfuriferula plumbiphila genome:
- the murC gene encoding UDP-N-acetylmuramate--L-alanine ligase translates to MKHKVKQLHFVGIGGAGMSGIAEVLVNLGFVVTGSDMAENTATRRLARQGAKVFRGHAATHIAGADAVVVSTAVKDDNPEVMAAREKHIPVVPRAIMLAELMRLRQGIAVAGTHGKTTTTSLIASILAEAGMDPTFVIGGRLEAAGANARLGKGEFIVAEADESDASFLHLTPVLAVVTNIDADHMETYGHDFGRLKQAFVDFVQHIPFYGMAVLCSDDANVREIMPRIAKPITTYGLNDGADIRAVDIIHSGGQMRFGVINGGGRRVMEITLNLPGLHNVLNALAAIAVGLEVGAAESAIVKALAKFSGVGRRFQRYGEVAIAGGASFTLIDDYGHHPVEMAATLAAARAAFPGRRLVLAFQPHRYTRTRDVFEDFVKVLSGVDVLLLAEVYAAGEAPIVAADGRALARALRVAGKTEPVFVEHINEMPRMVLDTVQDGDVVLCMGAGSIGQTPAQIVEAASAT, encoded by the coding sequence ATGAAGCATAAAGTCAAACAACTGCATTTTGTCGGCATCGGCGGCGCGGGCATGAGCGGCATCGCTGAAGTGCTGGTCAATCTGGGGTTTGTCGTTACCGGCTCCGACATGGCCGAGAACACGGCCACGCGGCGCCTGGCCAGGCAGGGTGCGAAGGTGTTTCGCGGCCATGCGGCAACGCATATCGCCGGTGCCGATGCCGTGGTGGTTTCCACCGCAGTGAAAGACGACAACCCGGAAGTCATGGCTGCGCGGGAAAAACATATCCCGGTGGTGCCGCGCGCGATCATGCTGGCGGAATTGATGCGCCTGCGTCAGGGCATCGCAGTGGCCGGCACCCACGGCAAGACCACGACCACCTCGCTGATCGCCAGCATCCTGGCGGAAGCGGGCATGGATCCCACCTTCGTCATTGGCGGCCGGCTGGAAGCGGCAGGAGCCAATGCGCGCCTGGGCAAGGGCGAGTTCATCGTGGCCGAGGCGGATGAGTCGGATGCGTCCTTTCTCCACCTCACCCCGGTGCTGGCGGTGGTGACCAATATCGATGCCGACCATATGGAAACCTACGGTCACGATTTCGGCCGCCTGAAGCAGGCGTTCGTGGATTTCGTGCAGCACATCCCTTTTTACGGCATGGCGGTGCTGTGCAGCGACGACGCCAACGTGCGCGAGATCATGCCGCGCATCGCCAAGCCGATTACCACCTACGGCCTCAATGACGGTGCCGACATCCGCGCCGTGGATATCATCCACAGCGGCGGCCAGATGCGCTTCGGGGTAATCAATGGCGGCGGGCGGCGGGTGATGGAGATCACCCTCAATCTGCCCGGCCTGCATAACGTACTCAACGCCCTGGCGGCGATTGCCGTCGGTCTGGAAGTGGGTGCAGCAGAATCCGCCATCGTCAAGGCGCTGGCCAAATTCAGCGGGGTGGGCCGGCGCTTCCAGCGCTACGGCGAAGTCGCAATCGCCGGTGGTGCCAGTTTCACGCTGATCGACGACTACGGCCATCACCCGGTGGAAATGGCCGCCACCCTGGCGGCGGCGCGCGCGGCTTTCCCGGGGCGGCGTCTGGTGCTGGCGTTCCAGCCGCATCGCTACACCCGCACCCGTGACGTGTTCGAAGATTTCGTCAAAGTGCTGTCCGGTGTGGATGTGTTGTTGCTGGCCGAAGTATATGCGGCGGGCGAAGCGCCGATTGTGGCGGCGGACGGGCGTGCGCTGGCGCGTGCGCTGCGCGTGGCGGGCAAGACCGAGCCGGTATTTGTCGAGCATATCAATGAAATGCCGCGCATGGTGCTGGATACGGTACAGGACGGCGACGTGGTGTTGTGCATGGGCGCCGGCTCCATCGGCCAGACACCGGCACAGATTGTGGAGGCGGCCAGTGCGACGTAA
- the murG gene encoding undecaprenyldiphospho-muramoylpentapeptide beta-N-acetylglucosaminyltransferase: MSTARTLMVMAGGTGGHIYPGLAAAAALRNHGWNVVWLGTRHGMEARVVPEHGYTMAWLSLGGVRGNGVLRKLLLPVTLLVAFAQALGALLRHRPDVVLGMGGYPSFPGGMMSVLLGKPLVIHEQNSVGGLANRVLACVADRVLTGFPDVFRSRRDKPLPCGKVATTWVGNPVRASIAALPAPQARTAPQLHLLVVGGSLGAAALNDAVPRALALIPEAERPAVIHQSGTRHADSLRANYAAAGVAAEVRDYIADMAEVYAWCDIAVTRAGALTIAELAAAGVPAVLVPYPHAVDDHQTGNAKFMSEAGAALLMPQAELSPARLAGVLRNLDREKLLDMAQHARALARPDATESVARICMELAQ; this comes from the coding sequence ATGAGCACGGCGCGCACGCTCATGGTCATGGCCGGGGGGACGGGTGGCCATATCTATCCGGGTCTCGCCGCCGCCGCCGCGCTGCGCAATCACGGCTGGAACGTGGTCTGGCTGGGCACCCGTCATGGCATGGAGGCACGCGTGGTGCCGGAGCATGGCTACACCATGGCATGGTTGTCGCTGGGCGGGGTGCGCGGCAATGGTGTGCTGCGCAAATTGCTGCTGCCGGTGACGCTGCTGGTGGCGTTTGCGCAGGCGCTCGGTGCCCTGCTGCGGCACCGTCCCGATGTGGTGCTGGGCATGGGCGGCTACCCGAGTTTTCCGGGCGGCATGATGAGCGTGCTGCTGGGCAAGCCGCTGGTGATCCATGAACAGAATTCGGTGGGCGGACTGGCCAACCGCGTACTGGCGTGTGTGGCTGACCGGGTGCTGACCGGTTTCCCGGACGTATTCAGGAGCAGGCGCGACAAACCCCTGCCGTGCGGCAAGGTGGCGACTACCTGGGTGGGCAATCCGGTGCGTGCCAGTATTGCCGCCCTGCCTGCGCCGCAGGCGCGCACGGCGCCGCAACTGCACTTGCTGGTGGTGGGGGGCAGCCTCGGCGCGGCGGCACTGAACGACGCCGTGCCGCGCGCGCTGGCGCTGATTCCCGAAGCCGAGCGCCCCGCAGTGATCCACCAGTCCGGCACCAGGCACGCGGACAGCCTGCGCGCCAATTACGCAGCAGCAGGGGTGGCTGCCGAGGTGCGCGACTACATCGCCGACATGGCCGAAGTGTATGCCTGGTGCGATATCGCGGTTACCCGTGCGGGAGCGCTGACGATTGCCGAACTGGCGGCAGCGGGGGTGCCGGCGGTACTGGTTCCCTATCCCCACGCGGTGGATGACCACCAGACCGGCAATGCGAAATTTATGAGCGAAGCCGGCGCTGCACTGCTCATGCCACAGGCGGAACTAAGCCCCGCCAGGCTGGCCGGAGTATTGCGCAATCTGGATCGGGAAAAATTACTGGACATGGCGCAGCATGCGCGCGCCCTGGCCAGGCCGGATGCCACCGAAAGCGTGGCACGGATATGCATGGAACTGGCGCAATGA
- the ftsW gene encoding putative lipid II flippase FtsW, which translates to MSAATAAAVPRRSAVPEYDFVLMWIALILLAFGLVMVYSASIDIAEGSRRTGHNSAYFLIRQAMFIGLGIAAGFAAFQVPMREWQRAAPWLFIGGLGLLALVLIPGIGRNVNGSQRWLPLGILNLQPSELMKLVAVLYAADYTVRKAAFMHSFRQGFMPMLIVMLLTGFLLLSEPDFGAFVVIIAIAMSALFLGGLNLRIFAGLIVLLIVGFVALIWSSPYRLQRIVGFMDPWADPFGKGYQLSHALIAFGRGQWFGLGLGGSVEKLFYLPEAHTDFLLAVIAEELGFVGVLAVILLFGWLVLRAFQIGRQAAVLERHFCALTAMGVGVWLGVQACINMGVNMGLLPTKGLTLPLLSFGGSGIVANCIAIALLLRVDHETRCLMRGKKGA; encoded by the coding sequence ATGAGTGCCGCCACGGCTGCCGCCGTGCCGCGCCGCAGCGCGGTGCCGGAGTACGATTTTGTCCTGATGTGGATCGCCCTGATCCTGCTCGCCTTCGGCTTGGTGATGGTGTATTCGGCATCCATAGACATCGCCGAGGGCAGTCGTCGCACCGGCCATAATTCAGCCTATTTCCTGATTCGCCAGGCCATGTTCATCGGCTTGGGCATTGCAGCAGGCTTTGCCGCGTTTCAGGTGCCGATGCGCGAGTGGCAGCGCGCCGCACCCTGGCTATTCATCGGCGGCCTGGGGCTGCTGGCGCTAGTGCTGATTCCGGGCATCGGACGCAACGTCAACGGCAGCCAGCGCTGGCTGCCGCTGGGCATTCTCAATCTGCAGCCGTCCGAGCTGATGAAGCTGGTAGCGGTACTCTACGCCGCCGATTACACGGTGCGCAAAGCCGCCTTCATGCATAGCTTCAGGCAGGGTTTCATGCCGATGCTGATCGTCATGCTGCTGACCGGTTTCCTGTTGCTGAGCGAGCCGGACTTCGGCGCGTTCGTGGTGATTATTGCCATCGCCATGTCCGCGCTGTTTCTCGGTGGCCTGAATTTGCGCATTTTCGCCGGCCTGATCGTGCTGCTGATCGTCGGCTTCGTGGCGCTGATCTGGAGTTCGCCGTACCGCCTGCAGCGCATTGTCGGCTTCATGGATCCGTGGGCGGATCCGTTCGGCAAGGGCTACCAGCTGTCGCATGCCCTGATCGCGTTTGGACGCGGCCAGTGGTTTGGCCTGGGGCTGGGCGGCAGCGTGGAAAAATTATTCTACCTGCCGGAGGCGCATACCGACTTTCTGCTTGCGGTCATCGCCGAGGAACTCGGTTTCGTCGGCGTGCTCGCGGTGATTTTGCTGTTTGGCTGGCTGGTGCTGCGGGCATTCCAGATCGGGCGTCAGGCGGCGGTGCTGGAACGCCACTTCTGCGCGCTGACCGCGATGGGCGTGGGCGTGTGGCTGGGCGTGCAGGCGTGCATCAACATGGGCGTGAACATGGGACTGCTGCCTACCAAGGGCCTGACCCTGCCGCTGCTGTCGTTTGGCGGCAGCGGGATAGTGGCCAACTGTATCGCCATCGCGTTGCTGCTGCGCGTGGATCATGAAACGCGCTGCCTGATGCGCGGAAAGAAGGGCGCATGA
- the murD gene encoding UDP-N-acetylmuramoyl-L-alanine--D-glutamate ligase, producing the protein MNLYGQNILVLGLGDTGLSAARWLARRGATVRVADSRSAPPNLARLHEVLPDVTVSTGPFRRADFDWAERIMVSPGVAVAGPLIQQAMLRGVAVEGDVELFAQAVPATAKVIAITGSNGKSTVTSMVGAMCAAAGKKTIMAGNIGLPVLDALDDHPEADIFVLELSSFQLETTASLNAASATVLNISEDHLDRYADLGAYAAAKARIFSGDGIQVLNRDDARSLGMALPWRTVLTFGLSPPRALNEFGVEDAWMWEGKQRLMPLAQLPLAGRHNAANALAAFALCRAVGLPAAPLVEALRRFRGLPHRVEWVAAINGIAFYDDSKGTNVGATEAALKGMDRKVVLIAGGDGKGQDFTPLRDAVAQHARAVVQIGRDGALIAAALTGAGVPVLRAETMQDAVRAAFAAARPGDAVLLSPACASFDMFNNYAHRAQVFIDAVRALPGAPA; encoded by the coding sequence ATGAATTTGTACGGGCAAAATATTCTGGTGCTCGGGCTGGGCGATACCGGCCTGTCTGCGGCGCGCTGGCTGGCGCGGCGCGGCGCCACTGTACGCGTGGCAGACAGCCGCAGCGCACCGCCCAATCTGGCGCGCCTGCACGAAGTGCTGCCTGATGTGACGGTGTCAACCGGCCCGTTTCGCAGAGCCGATTTCGACTGGGCCGAGCGCATCATGGTGAGCCCCGGTGTTGCCGTGGCCGGGCCGCTGATCCAGCAGGCCATGCTGCGCGGTGTGGCGGTGGAAGGAGATGTCGAGCTGTTCGCCCAGGCTGTCCCCGCCACGGCAAAAGTCATCGCCATCACCGGCTCCAACGGCAAGAGCACCGTCACCAGCATGGTCGGTGCGATGTGCGCGGCGGCGGGCAAAAAAACCATCATGGCGGGCAATATCGGTTTGCCCGTGCTGGATGCGCTGGACGACCATCCAGAGGCGGATATCTTTGTGCTGGAATTGTCCAGTTTCCAGCTGGAAACCACTGCCAGTCTCAATGCCGCATCCGCCACCGTGCTGAATATCAGCGAAGATCATCTCGATCGCTATGCCGATCTCGGCGCCTACGCCGCCGCCAAGGCGCGCATCTTCAGCGGTGACGGCATACAGGTATTGAACCGCGACGACGCCCGCAGCTTGGGCATGGCACTGCCCTGGCGCACGGTGCTGACCTTTGGCCTCAGTCCCCCGCGCGCACTGAACGAATTCGGTGTCGAGGACGCCTGGATGTGGGAAGGCAAGCAGCGCTTGATGCCGCTGGCGCAATTGCCGCTGGCCGGCCGGCATAATGCCGCCAACGCGCTTGCCGCGTTTGCCCTGTGCCGTGCCGTGGGTCTGCCGGCGGCACCGCTGGTCGAGGCGCTGCGCCGGTTCCGCGGCCTGCCGCACCGGGTGGAGTGGGTGGCGGCGATCAACGGCATTGCATTCTACGACGATTCCAAGGGCACCAACGTCGGCGCAACCGAGGCCGCGTTAAAGGGCATGGACAGGAAAGTGGTGCTGATCGCCGGCGGCGACGGCAAGGGGCAGGACTTCACTCCGCTCAGGGATGCTGTGGCGCAGCATGCGCGTGCCGTGGTGCAGATCGGCCGTGACGGCGCACTGATAGCCGCCGCGCTGACCGGCGCGGGCGTACCGGTGCTGCGCGCTGAAACCATGCAGGACGCAGTGCGCGCCGCTTTTGCTGCCGCCCGGCCGGGAGATGCCGTGCTGCTCTCGCCCGCCTGCGCCAGCTTCGACATGTTCAACAATTATGCGCACCGCGCCCAGGTATTCATTGACGCGGTGCGTGCCCTGCCAGGAGCGCCCGCATGA
- the mraY gene encoding phospho-N-acetylmuramoyl-pentapeptide-transferase, producing the protein MLLWLAQHLAQDIRAFNVFNYITLRAVLATLTSLTISFVVGPAVIRKLTSMKIGQAIRDDGPQSHLVKAGTPTMGGALILVSITISTLLWADLSNHYVWVVLFTTLGFGAVGWVDDYRKVVHRNPKGLPAKAKYFWQSLIGLAAALFIAYSTQLPAQTELIVPFLKHIGIPLGTVGFVVLTYFVIVGSSNAVNLTDGLDGLAIMPTVMVASALAIFAYVAGNAVFSRYLGVPHIPGAGELVVFCTAMAGAGLAFLWFNAYPAEVFMGDVGALALGAALGVVAVIVRQEIVLFIMGGVFVMETLSVMIQVASFKLTGKRVFRMAPLHHHYELKGWKETQVVVRFWIITMMLVLIGLSTLKLR; encoded by the coding sequence ATGCTGCTCTGGCTTGCCCAACATCTGGCACAGGATATACGTGCGTTCAACGTGTTCAACTACATCACGCTGCGTGCGGTGCTGGCCACGCTGACCTCGCTCACCATCTCGTTCGTGGTCGGCCCTGCCGTCATCCGCAAGCTGACTTCGATGAAAATCGGCCAGGCGATACGCGACGACGGTCCGCAAAGCCATCTGGTCAAGGCGGGCACACCGACCATGGGCGGCGCGCTGATACTGGTGTCCATTACCATCTCCACACTGCTGTGGGCGGATTTGTCCAACCACTACGTATGGGTGGTGCTGTTCACCACGCTCGGGTTTGGCGCGGTGGGCTGGGTGGATGACTACCGGAAAGTTGTCCATCGCAATCCCAAGGGCCTGCCGGCCAAGGCCAAGTATTTCTGGCAGTCGTTGATTGGGCTGGCTGCGGCCCTGTTTATTGCCTACTCCACCCAATTGCCCGCGCAGACCGAACTGATCGTGCCGTTCTTGAAACACATCGGGATTCCGCTGGGCACGGTGGGGTTTGTCGTTCTCACCTACTTCGTCATCGTCGGCTCCAGCAATGCGGTCAACCTCACCGACGGCCTCGACGGGCTGGCGATCATGCCCACGGTGATGGTGGCTTCGGCGCTGGCCATCTTCGCCTACGTGGCCGGCAACGCGGTGTTTTCCAGGTATCTCGGCGTGCCGCACATCCCCGGCGCGGGCGAACTGGTGGTGTTTTGCACCGCCATGGCGGGGGCGGGGCTGGCTTTCCTGTGGTTCAACGCCTACCCGGCGGAAGTGTTCATGGGCGACGTCGGCGCGCTGGCGCTGGGCGCTGCACTGGGGGTGGTGGCGGTGATCGTGCGCCAGGAAATCGTGCTGTTCATCATGGGCGGAGTGTTCGTGATGGAAACCCTGTCGGTGATGATCCAGGTCGCCTCATTCAAACTCACCGGCAAGCGCGTGTTCCGCATGGCGCCGCTGCATCACCACTATGAATTGAAGGGCTGGAAGGAGACGCAAGTCGTCGTCCGTTTCTGGATCATCACCATGATGCTGGTGTTGATCGGCTTGTCTACGTTGAAGCTGCGTTGA
- a CDS encoding UDP-N-acetylmuramoyl-tripeptide--D-alanyl-D-alanine ligase, with product MRMMTLATAAAAIHAGMRGADVEFARVATDTRTIQPGDLFVALQGERFDGHRFARQALDSGAAAVMIAADSGCSAQPALLVDDTRLALGRLAAWWRTQMPARLVAITGSNGKTTVKEMLAAILRAASSGAAVLATRGNLNNDIGMPLTLLGLRPEHVYGVIEMGMNHSGEIDYLTRLASPEVALVNNAGAAHVGMLGSVENVARAKGEIFAGLGDGGVAVINADDTHAGLWRTLAGQHPVLDFGMDYGAAIRGSYRATARGSEVTAATPLGELQFSLRVAGEHNVRNALAATAAALALGVDARAIVDGLAGFDGVAGRLQFKPALHGATLIDDTYNANPDSVNAALAVLAAIPGKKIVVLGDMGELGGDAAAMHAEIGRAARAAQVDQLLALGEMSAAAVETFGAGAMHFERIEELLAELENRLDAGVTVLVKGSRFMQMERVVKSFEVTR from the coding sequence ATGCGCATGATGACGCTAGCCACCGCCGCCGCCGCCATCCATGCCGGCATGCGCGGCGCGGATGTGGAGTTTGCACGTGTCGCCACCGACACCCGCACTATCCAGCCGGGAGACTTGTTCGTGGCGCTCCAGGGCGAGCGTTTTGACGGCCATCGCTTTGCCCGGCAGGCGCTGGACAGCGGCGCGGCAGCGGTAATGATCGCAGCAGATAGCGGCTGCAGCGCGCAACCCGCGCTGCTGGTAGACGACACGCGGCTGGCGCTGGGCCGGCTGGCGGCCTGGTGGCGCACGCAAATGCCCGCGCGCCTGGTGGCCATCACCGGCAGCAACGGTAAAACCACCGTCAAGGAAATGCTCGCGGCGATCCTGCGCGCTGCCAGTTCCGGCGCTGCGGTGCTGGCCACCCGGGGCAATCTCAACAACGACATCGGTATGCCGCTCACGCTGCTGGGTCTGCGCCCCGAGCATGTGTATGGGGTGATCGAGATGGGCATGAACCACAGCGGCGAGATTGACTACCTGACCCGGCTGGCCAGCCCCGAGGTGGCGCTGGTCAATAACGCGGGTGCTGCGCATGTGGGCATGCTGGGCTCGGTAGAAAACGTGGCGCGCGCCAAAGGCGAAATCTTCGCGGGTCTGGGAGATGGCGGCGTGGCGGTAATCAACGCCGATGACACCCATGCCGGGCTGTGGCGCACCCTGGCAGGCCAGCATCCGGTGCTGGATTTCGGCATGGATTATGGTGCCGCCATCCGCGGCAGCTACCGGGCTACGGCACGCGGCAGTGAAGTGACGGCGGCGACGCCGCTAGGCGAACTGCAATTCAGCCTGCGTGTGGCCGGGGAACATAACGTGCGCAACGCCCTGGCCGCGACCGCCGCCGCGCTGGCGCTGGGAGTGGACGCCCGCGCAATCGTTGATGGCCTGGCCGGATTTGACGGTGTGGCCGGGCGTCTGCAGTTCAAACCTGCGCTGCATGGCGCCACCCTGATTGACGATACCTACAACGCCAACCCGGATTCGGTAAACGCCGCACTGGCAGTGCTGGCGGCCATCCCCGGCAAGAAGATTGTGGTGCTGGGCGACATGGGCGAGCTGGGCGGGGATGCTGCCGCAATGCACGCCGAAATTGGCCGTGCTGCGCGTGCGGCGCAGGTTGACCAGCTGCTGGCGCTGGGCGAGATGAGTGCCGCGGCAGTTGAAACATTCGGTGCGGGCGCGATGCATTTCGAGCGCATCGAAGAATTGCTGGCGGAACTGGAAAACCGGCTGGATGCCGGGGTGACCGTGCTGGTCAAAGGTTCCCGTTTCATGCAGATGGAACGGGTGGTGAAAAGTTTCGAGGTAACCCGCTAA
- a CDS encoding UDP-N-acetylmuramoyl-L-alanyl-D-glutamate--2,6-diaminopimelate ligase: MAAADAQQQTAAAILAALARQGARLTTLTADSRKVTPGCGFAAYPGESGDGRDHLAQAIAAGAAAVLWEQRGYTWPQQWAQLPNVAVAGLKDRIGEIAATVYGDPSGKLWMIGVTGTNGKTSCAHWLAQSLTGSGQRSAVIGTLGNGFPDALTASANTTPDAVVLQQALAGYVAQGARAAVMEVSSHGLAQGRVNGVQFDVAVLTNLSRDHLDYHGDMAAYAAAKTVLFQWPGLRYAVLNADDAFGRALADQLRAGKVEVVSYGMHGSRVRGTALRLSASGLEMDVESEWGNAHLVSPLLGGFNAYNLLATLATLLVSGVPMADAVRQLAAIKPVAGRMQALGGAGKPVVVVDYAHTPDALEKVLYALREMNPHGKLICVFGCGGNRDAGKRPLMGAIAARLADRVLVTSDNPRNEDPLAIIAGITAGMSGDYRIEADRGAAISAAVQSADAGDVVLVAGKGHEDYQEIHGVKHPFSDVAVATQALEAYACA; encoded by the coding sequence ATCGCCGCCGCTGACGCTCAACAGCAAACCGCCGCCGCCATCCTGGCGGCGTTGGCGCGCCAGGGCGCGCGTTTGACTACGCTCACCGCCGACAGCCGCAAAGTCACCCCGGGCTGCGGCTTTGCCGCGTATCCGGGTGAGTCGGGCGATGGCCGCGATCATCTGGCGCAGGCGATTGCGGCGGGTGCGGCCGCTGTGCTGTGGGAGCAGCGTGGCTACACCTGGCCGCAACAGTGGGCGCAGCTACCCAATGTGGCGGTGGCTGGCCTGAAAGACCGCATTGGCGAAATTGCCGCAACGGTGTACGGCGATCCTTCCGGGAAATTATGGATGATCGGTGTGACCGGCACCAACGGCAAAACTTCGTGCGCGCACTGGCTGGCACAAAGCCTGACCGGCAGCGGCCAGCGCAGCGCGGTGATCGGCACGCTGGGCAATGGCTTCCCGGATGCGCTCACGGCGTCGGCCAACACCACTCCTGATGCCGTCGTGTTGCAGCAGGCGCTGGCTGGCTATGTGGCGCAAGGCGCGCGCGCTGCGGTAATGGAAGTATCCTCACATGGCCTGGCGCAAGGCCGGGTGAACGGCGTGCAATTTGACGTGGCCGTGCTCACCAACCTGTCGCGCGACCATCTTGACTATCATGGCGACATGGCCGCTTACGCTGCCGCCAAGACCGTGCTGTTCCAGTGGCCGGGGCTGCGCTACGCGGTGCTCAATGCCGATGATGCGTTTGGCCGTGCGCTTGCCGATCAATTGCGCGCCGGCAAAGTGGAGGTGGTGAGTTACGGCATGCACGGCAGCCGGGTGCGCGGCACTGCGCTCAGGCTCAGCGCCAGCGGCCTGGAAATGGATGTCGAATCCGAATGGGGAAACGCGCACCTGGTCTCGCCGCTGCTCGGCGGCTTCAATGCCTACAACCTGCTCGCCACGCTGGCAACACTGTTGGTAAGCGGTGTGCCCATGGCGGACGCAGTGCGGCAACTGGCGGCGATCAAACCGGTGGCCGGGCGCATGCAGGCGCTGGGCGGCGCCGGCAAGCCGGTGGTGGTGGTGGACTATGCGCACACCCCGGATGCGCTGGAAAAGGTGCTCTACGCGCTGCGTGAAATGAATCCGCACGGAAAGCTGATCTGCGTATTCGGCTGCGGCGGCAACCGTGATGCCGGTAAGCGTCCATTGATGGGCGCGATTGCTGCACGTCTGGCAGACCGCGTGCTGGTCACCTCGGACAACCCGCGCAACGAAGACCCGCTGGCCATCATCGCCGGCATCACGGCAGGCATGAGCGGCGACTATCGCATCGAAGCCGATCGTGGCGCCGCCATATCGGCTGCGGTGCAGTCGGCGGATGCCGGCGACGTGGTGCTGGTGGCGGGCAAGGGACATGAAGATTATCAGGAGATACACGGCGTGAAGCACCCGTTCAGCGATGTTGCCGTTGCCACCCAGGCGCTGGAGGCGTACGCATGCGCATGA
- a CDS encoding peptidoglycan D,D-transpeptidase FtsI family protein translates to MSRIAARPSSHLLELHLQRWRGRVVAALLLLWLLMLVGRAVYLQGLHHDFLQRKGDAVVNRILALPAHRGMITDRRGEPLAISTPMESLWANPGSVSATPEQVRHLAKVLGIPAAGLQTRLNEKDREFVYLKRQLPPDQAVAATQLGIPGLYLRREYRRYYPSADVTAQLLGFTNVDDVGQEGLELTYQNWLAGIPGSRRVIKDRRGNIVEDVESIQSPKPGRDLVLSIDMKIQYLAYRELQNAVVANKAKDGAIVVLDARTGEILALANLPSYNPNNREGVKLWQMRNHAVTDEYEPGSTMKPFTVAAALDAGTIRPDTVIDTGDGSYLLGNRRIHDTHANGMLTISQIIEKSSNIGAAKIALELRPEYFWNELHKAGFGTAPKVGFPGAASGRLRPYQSWRPIEQATMAYGNGIAVSLLQMARGYTVFANDGMMRPVSLLRQDVPSASGVQVFSPAAARAVRAMMETVVSPEGTAPRAQVAGYRVAGKTGTAHKPEDGRYSAHKYIASFIGMAPASNPRLIVAVMIDEPDAGQYYGGIVAAPVFSNVMSGALRVLDVPPDNPTGNVVLPPAARHAEEESM, encoded by the coding sequence ATGAGCCGCATTGCCGCGCGTCCGTCCAGCCATTTACTGGAACTGCACCTGCAGCGCTGGCGCGGGCGCGTCGTGGCCGCGCTGCTGTTGCTGTGGTTGTTGATGCTGGTAGGGCGCGCCGTGTATTTGCAAGGGCTGCACCATGATTTTCTGCAGCGCAAGGGTGACGCGGTGGTGAACCGCATACTGGCATTACCCGCGCACCGCGGCATGATTACCGACCGTCGCGGCGAGCCACTGGCCATCAGCACGCCGATGGAGTCGCTGTGGGCCAACCCGGGTTCGGTCAGCGCTACCCCGGAGCAGGTCCGGCACCTGGCAAAGGTTCTGGGAATACCGGCGGCGGGGCTGCAAACGCGCCTCAATGAAAAAGACCGTGAATTCGTCTATCTCAAACGCCAGCTGCCGCCGGACCAGGCTGTGGCCGCCACCCAGCTGGGGATTCCGGGGCTGTACCTGCGCCGCGAATACCGCCGCTACTACCCCTCTGCAGATGTCACCGCACAGTTGCTGGGTTTTACCAACGTGGATGACGTGGGTCAGGAAGGGCTGGAGCTGACCTATCAAAACTGGCTCGCCGGCATACCCGGCAGCCGCCGCGTCATCAAGGACCGGCGCGGCAATATCGTGGAGGATGTGGAAAGCATCCAGAGCCCGAAGCCGGGGCGTGATCTGGTGTTGTCGATCGACATGAAGATTCAGTATCTGGCCTACCGCGAACTGCAGAATGCGGTGGTCGCCAATAAGGCCAAGGATGGCGCGATTGTGGTGTTGGACGCCAGAACCGGCGAGATTCTGGCGCTCGCCAATCTGCCCTCGTACAACCCCAACAACCGCGAGGGCGTCAAGCTCTGGCAGATGCGCAACCATGCGGTCACCGACGAGTATGAGCCGGGTTCGACGATGAAACCGTTTACAGTGGCGGCGGCACTGGATGCGGGCACGATCAGGCCGGATACGGTGATCGACACCGGCGACGGCAGCTATCTGCTGGGTAACAGGCGCATCCACGACACCCACGCCAACGGCATGCTCACCATCTCGCAGATTATCGAGAAATCCAGCAACATCGGTGCGGCCAAGATCGCACTGGAACTCAGGCCGGAATATTTCTGGAACGAACTGCACAAGGCCGGATTCGGCACCGCGCCGAAAGTGGGATTCCCCGGGGCTGCCAGCGGCCGCTTGCGCCCGTATCAGAGCTGGCGCCCCATCGAACAGGCAACCATGGCCTATGGCAACGGTATCGCAGTAAGCCTGTTACAGATGGCGCGCGGCTATACCGTGTTTGCCAATGACGGAATGATGAGGCCGGTCAGCCTGTTGAGGCAGGATGTCCCATCCGCCAGCGGCGTGCAGGTATTCAGCCCCGCCGCTGCCCGTGCGGTGCGCGCCATGATGGAAACCGTGGTGTCGCCGGAAGGCACCGCGCCGCGTGCCCAGGTAGCCGGCTACCGGGTGGCGGGCAAGACCGGCACCGCGCACAAGCCGGAAGATGGACGCTACTCCGCCCACAAATACATTGCCTCATTCATCGGTATGGCGCCCGCCAGTAACCCGCGCCTGATTGTCGCGGTGATGATAGATGAGCCCGACGCCGGCCAATACTATGGTGGCATCGTCGCAGCGCCGGTGTTCAGCAATGTGATGAGCGGTGCGCTACGGGTGCTCGACGTGCCGCCGGACAACCCCACCGGCAACGTGGTGCTGCCGCCGGCAGCGCGCCATGCGGAAGAGGAATCGATGTGA